A single genomic interval of Fibrobacter sp. UWB13 harbors:
- a CDS encoding dUTP diphosphatase — MTAKTIKIQYLDESIPKLTYVGGKSDWIDLAAAETVTLKAGEFRLIHLGVAMKLPEGYEAHIAPRSSTFKNFGILQANSVGVVDSSYSGANDWWKMPVYATRDVTIEKGSRIAQFRIMEIQPTITFVEGALDGADRGGFGSTGI; from the coding sequence ATGACTGCAAAGACTATAAAAATCCAATATCTTGATGAATCGATTCCGAAACTTACTTACGTTGGTGGCAAATCCGACTGGATTGACCTTGCCGCTGCAGAAACGGTGACGCTCAAGGCGGGCGAGTTCCGCCTAATTCATCTAGGTGTGGCGATGAAGTTGCCTGAAGGCTACGAAGCGCATATCGCTCCGCGCAGTTCGACGTTCAAGAACTTCGGCATTTTGCAGGCAAATTCTGTGGGCGTGGTTGATTCAAGCTACAGTGGCGCAAATGACTGGTGGAAAATGCCCGTGTATGCGACCCGTGATGTTACCATTGAAAAAGGGAGCCGCATTGCGCAGTTCCGCATTATGGAAATCCAACCGACGATCACGTTCGTGGAAGGTGCGCTTGATGGCGCCGACCGCGGTGGCTTTGGCTCTACAGGAATTTGA
- a CDS encoding sugar phosphate nucleotidyltransferase, which produces MTRADDKLNVLILAAGLGTRLRPLTSEIPKPLVRVYDKSILEIQMERAKSLGDVRLHANAHYLADQIVSEGERLGFEKVWVETPEILGTAGPLRRIYAAGYRGGLLIMNGDAYCNFDLGAFVRNAQAAYEAGKADGSNRCETALLAVDFPKVNTFRVGADGCLAGVAGRFGADTGTAATFSGISWYSDEALARIRDGEFDIREFWKQEIAAGRAPFVDMSQLHATWIDMGSPEGLMAAVEARLVECGRDKNEAVVEPGVVIPEGVKIAHSVIFKGAEIQPGETIENEIRGRGFVWKV; this is translated from the coding sequence ATGACGCGAGCTGACGATAAATTGAACGTGTTGATTCTAGCGGCTGGGCTTGGCACAAGGCTGAGACCTTTGACGTCGGAAATCCCGAAGCCGTTGGTTCGCGTTTATGACAAGAGCATTCTCGAAATCCAGATGGAGCGGGCAAAGTCGCTTGGCGATGTCCGCTTGCACGCGAATGCACATTACCTGGCCGACCAGATTGTAAGCGAAGGCGAACGTCTTGGCTTTGAAAAAGTCTGGGTCGAAACGCCTGAAATCCTCGGAACGGCAGGCCCGTTGCGCCGGATTTATGCGGCAGGGTATCGCGGTGGCCTCTTGATTATGAATGGCGACGCGTACTGCAATTTTGACTTGGGTGCGTTTGTGCGGAATGCACAAGCTGCGTACGAAGCGGGGAAGGCTGATGGCTCAAACCGCTGTGAGACCGCACTCCTGGCAGTCGATTTCCCGAAGGTAAACACGTTCCGCGTAGGGGCTGATGGTTGCCTTGCTGGTGTTGCCGGACGTTTTGGAGCCGATACGGGAACGGCTGCGACGTTCTCTGGAATTTCGTGGTACAGCGATGAAGCGCTTGCGAGAATCCGCGATGGCGAATTTGATATCCGTGAATTCTGGAAACAGGAAATTGCGGCAGGCCGTGCGCCGTTTGTCGATATGTCGCAGTTGCATGCTACATGGATTGATATGGGTTCGCCTGAAGGTCTTATGGCTGCAGTGGAAGCGCGTTTGGTGGAATGTGGTCGCGACAAGAATGAAGCGGTTGTGGAACCTGGCGTTGTCATTCCTGAAGGCGTAAAAATTGCACATTCTGTGATTTTTAAAGGTGCCGAAATTCAACCTGGCGAGACCATCGAAAACGAGATCCGCGGTCGCGGTTTTGTTTGGAAAGTTTAA
- a CDS encoding GNAT family N-acetyltransferase, which translates to MYEILLYSPELDQRFDHFVESESVNGTFLQTRRFLNYHPAGRFNDASFALQKSGTIVAYFPGVVVEGNRFVSHAGSTFGGPVISKDFYSGSRLPEILSEADRYLSKNFSGVTLKITPQLFSVESPELLEYTLEHLGYSRHTELSSFTPLSCDKDPFENCNKECRRIFKKSEGIGVEYRPLGKTEDFETFYRFLEISKAKHNVHPVHTLQELFDLKEIHIPENIRFRGIWDGETLVAAMMLFVFERTLTIHAQYIAPNPDYTKFQPTTALYVRAMREAAREKMKQFSWGISTENGGDYLNQTLIRFKESLGAKPCVNARYVK; encoded by the coding sequence ATGTACGAAATTTTGCTTTACAGTCCTGAATTAGACCAGCGATTTGACCATTTCGTGGAATCGGAATCGGTGAATGGCACCTTTTTGCAGACTAGGCGTTTTTTGAATTACCATCCCGCAGGTCGTTTTAACGATGCGAGTTTTGCACTCCAAAAAAGTGGAACGATTGTTGCGTATTTCCCGGGCGTTGTCGTCGAAGGGAACCGCTTTGTATCGCATGCGGGCTCGACTTTTGGCGGTCCTGTTATTTCCAAGGATTTTTACAGTGGATCGCGACTGCCTGAAATTTTAAGCGAAGCCGACCGCTATTTGTCTAAAAATTTTAGTGGCGTGACTCTTAAGATTACACCGCAGCTCTTTTCTGTCGAAAGCCCGGAACTTTTGGAATATACGTTGGAACACCTTGGCTACAGTCGCCATACGGAACTCAGTTCCTTTACACCTCTCTCTTGCGATAAAGATCCCTTTGAAAATTGCAATAAGGAATGTCGACGCATTTTCAAAAAATCAGAAGGGATTGGCGTGGAATACCGCCCGCTTGGAAAGACGGAAGATTTTGAAACATTCTACCGGTTTCTGGAAATTTCCAAGGCGAAGCACAATGTGCATCCGGTCCATACGTTGCAGGAACTTTTCGACTTGAAGGAAATCCACATTCCTGAAAATATACGTTTCAGGGGAATTTGGGATGGCGAAACGCTTGTTGCTGCGATGATGCTCTTTGTGTTCGAAAGAACATTGACAATCCACGCTCAATATATTGCCCCGAATCCGGATTATACAAAGTTCCAGCCTACGACTGCACTTTATGTGAGGGCTATGCGAGAAGCCGCTCGCGAGAAAATGAAACAGTTCTCGTGGGGAATTTCTACTGAAAATGGCGGTGATTATTTAAATCAGACTCTTATCCGCTTCAAGGAATCTCTCGGCGCGAAACCCTGCGTGAACGCTAGATATGTGAAGTAG
- a CDS encoding RNA methyltransferase: MRKFRVVLVEPEHPHNVGFVARAMHCYALPELYIVYPKRDKVLDKSYHTAANSHDILDNAKVVHKFEDAIGDCSCAVAYSRRIFASSIKHTMVQNLSDMLPEDGTIALVFGRESCGLALEEVNACTYQCEIPVPGLMSLNLGQAVSISLYELCRSGALANGEGRAKRTTRGVAETGPATIQQIDGFKKFLDRYLTGQYHDQAWRDSFLNTLLQRLHPTRNELSALFGLLRNLAGKPARLEHAAEKAAKQAAQSAEQESAQKAEAKDSQKSK, encoded by the coding sequence ATGAGAAAGTTTAGAGTAGTACTTGTTGAACCGGAACACCCGCATAATGTGGGTTTTGTCGCACGAGCCATGCATTGCTATGCATTGCCGGAACTTTATATCGTCTATCCGAAGCGCGACAAAGTCTTGGACAAATCTTACCATACGGCCGCCAACAGCCATGACATTCTGGATAACGCAAAGGTCGTCCACAAGTTCGAAGATGCCATTGGCGATTGCTCTTGCGCTGTTGCTTACAGCCGCCGCATTTTTGCAAGTTCCATCAAGCATACGATGGTGCAGAACTTGTCTGACATGCTCCCGGAAGATGGAACGATTGCACTCGTGTTCGGTCGTGAATCTTGTGGGCTTGCGCTTGAAGAAGTGAACGCTTGCACGTACCAGTGCGAAATTCCGGTGCCGGGACTCATGAGCTTGAATCTTGGACAGGCTGTTTCGATTAGCTTGTACGAACTTTGTCGTTCCGGGGCACTCGCGAACGGCGAGGGCCGCGCGAAGCGCACAACGCGAGGCGTTGCCGAAACGGGTCCTGCTACTATTCAGCAGATTGATGGCTTCAAGAAGTTCCTTGACCGCTATCTCACAGGTCAGTATCACGATCAGGCATGGCGCGATAGCTTCCTCAACACGCTCTTGCAGCGTTTGCACCCGACGCGTAATGAACTCTCTGCTCTGTTCGGTTTGCTCCGCAATTTGGCTGGCAAGCCTGCTCGCTTGGAACATGCCGCTGAAAAGGCTGCAAAACAGGCTGCGCAGAGTGCTGAACAAGAATCCGCTCAAAAAGCGGAAGCTAAGGATTCGCAGAAGTCCAAGTAG
- a CDS encoding UDP-3-O-(3-hydroxymyristoyl)glucosamine N-acyltransferase, translating to MFSVSLSEILETMNLKMPSNEGVLNFELTGFSSLDQAGPHDVSFWTGDAKTETGLAGNAGGVSASAFAGVTAGLLFVPSLYEKYCVDGRSELLPNVHFVCPVESPYHAMVTFMKEFVERREVFEETKIAASAQVHASAVVEGVVGENAIIGPNCVVMKGATIGAGTILEANVTVYPRVTIGEDCVFQAGVVVGPRGFGFYEYEGKRRMVPHLAGVRIGNRCSFSANDVVAAGFVSPTVIGDDCHFDTFVQVAHNCRLGNNIMMASQSGVAGSVIMEDDVEFAGGVQSAGHLTIGKGVKVAAKAGVTKSLKAGKVYAGYPAEEIDVWRRSVVKLRMMGKK from the coding sequence ATGTTTTCGGTTTCTTTATCTGAAATTCTTGAAACGATGAATCTTAAAATGCCTTCGAACGAGGGCGTTTTAAATTTTGAACTGACTGGATTCTCTTCGCTCGATCAGGCGGGACCGCACGATGTCTCGTTCTGGACGGGCGACGCCAAGACAGAAACGGGGCTTGCAGGGAATGCCGGTGGCGTGAGCGCAAGTGCTTTTGCGGGCGTTACGGCAGGGCTCCTCTTTGTGCCGAGTTTGTACGAAAAGTATTGCGTAGATGGTCGTTCGGAACTCTTGCCGAATGTGCATTTTGTATGCCCGGTTGAAAGTCCGTACCATGCGATGGTGACGTTCATGAAGGAATTTGTGGAACGTCGTGAAGTTTTTGAAGAAACGAAAATTGCTGCTTCTGCACAAGTTCATGCTTCGGCAGTTGTCGAGGGTGTGGTGGGTGAGAACGCTATCATCGGCCCGAATTGCGTGGTGATGAAGGGCGCTACGATTGGCGCAGGCACGATTCTTGAAGCGAATGTGACTGTTTACCCGCGTGTGACGATTGGCGAAGATTGCGTGTTCCAGGCGGGCGTTGTCGTGGGACCTCGCGGTTTTGGGTTTTACGAGTACGAGGGCAAGCGTCGTATGGTGCCGCATTTGGCGGGAGTCCGCATCGGAAACCGCTGTAGCTTTAGCGCTAATGACGTGGTCGCTGCAGGCTTTGTCTCTCCGACGGTGATTGGCGATGATTGCCATTTCGATACGTTCGTGCAAGTGGCGCATAACTGCCGCCTTGGGAACAACATCATGATGGCATCGCAGTCTGGCGTGGCGGGTTCCGTGATTATGGAAGATGACGTGGAATTTGCTGGTGGCGTGCAGTCGGCGGGGCATTTGACGATTGGGAAAGGCGTGAAAGTCGCTGCCAAGGCGGGCGTGACCAAGAGCCTCAAGGCGGGCAAGGTTTATGCTGGCTATCCGGCCGAAGAAATTGACGTCTGGCGCCGCTCCGTCGTGAAACTCCGAATGATGGGCAAGAAATAA
- the fabZ gene encoding 3-hydroxyacyl-ACP dehydratase FabZ, whose protein sequence is MLYNEEQVHALLPQKAPFAFVDEIQEITEGDQPSIVAVWHVTGKEKFFDGHFPNNPVLPGVIQIESMAQAATLLTMIAKKADVEGKRPAFMGVENCRFRAPVIPPQDLTLKATLVMARHGIYKYTGEIWQGETLICNASFSAAMV, encoded by the coding sequence ATGCTTTACAATGAAGAACAAGTACATGCCCTCCTCCCTCAGAAGGCTCCGTTTGCTTTCGTGGACGAAATTCAGGAAATCACCGAAGGTGACCAGCCGTCTATCGTTGCTGTTTGGCACGTGACGGGCAAGGAAAAGTTCTTTGACGGTCATTTCCCGAACAATCCGGTGCTCCCGGGCGTGATTCAGATCGAATCCATGGCTCAGGCTGCAACGCTCTTGACGATGATTGCCAAGAAGGCTGATGTCGAAGGCAAGCGCCCGGCATTCATGGGAGTCGAAAACTGCCGCTTCCGCGCTCCGGTGATTCCGCCGCAGGACTTGACACTCAAGGCTACGCTCGTGATGGCTCGCCATGGCATTTACAAGTACACTGGCGAAATCTGGCAGGGCGAAACGCTTATCTGCAACGCCTCCTTTAGCGCTGCAATGGTCTAA
- a CDS encoding UDP-3-O-acyl-N-acetylglucosamine deacetylase translates to MKKDSRKSPREWEFSSASLSYGKANVKIEVQEYNPQLEPRVEWRVGGRSFYSTDCAKCFTDLKFSVARTAIYESGEGAHALTLASPEHLAPVFLMWPSRRFVVDVACNEEGDKGCVAEVPLMDGSALPFFSEFRRNVGAPEELAFYDVPLHDEWDLFRTDVVDSAQAQNPYGSVKITPSEAFEVEYILERNENGRVFKSAANVSIYSAEDLYNVFAARTFILKNEFDEARKAGLLGGVDESCGLLLDNSPEAVAPVFRVADEPARHKILDLLGDLCFAKPALPKVRLEIINGGHLSHRTILEKVLPYALQ, encoded by the coding sequence ATGAAAAAAGATTCTCGTAAAAGCCCGCGTGAGTGGGAATTTAGTTCTGCGTCTTTGTCTTATGGCAAAGCGAACGTAAAAATTGAAGTCCAGGAGTACAATCCGCAACTGGAGCCTCGCGTTGAATGGCGTGTGGGCGGTCGTTCTTTTTACAGTACCGATTGCGCAAAGTGCTTCACGGATTTGAAGTTCAGCGTGGCCCGTACTGCAATTTATGAATCGGGCGAAGGCGCTCACGCATTGACGCTTGCGTCTCCGGAACACCTTGCACCAGTATTCTTGATGTGGCCGTCTCGCCGCTTTGTGGTGGATGTCGCCTGCAACGAAGAAGGTGACAAGGGTTGTGTTGCTGAAGTTCCGCTGATGGACGGCAGTGCGCTTCCGTTCTTTAGCGAATTTCGCAGAAATGTGGGTGCGCCCGAAGAACTCGCTTTTTACGACGTTCCCTTGCACGATGAATGGGACTTGTTCCGCACGGATGTCGTGGATTCCGCTCAGGCTCAAAATCCATACGGTTCCGTGAAAATCACGCCGAGCGAAGCGTTTGAGGTGGAATACATCCTGGAACGAAACGAAAACGGTCGCGTCTTTAAGTCGGCGGCGAATGTTTCTATTTACTCCGCAGAAGACTTGTACAATGTCTTTGCGGCGAGAACTTTCATTTTAAAAAACGAATTTGACGAAGCCCGCAAGGCAGGTTTGCTTGGCGGGGTGGATGAATCCTGTGGGCTCTTGCTCGACAATTCTCCGGAAGCTGTAGCTCCCGTGTTTAGAGTTGCCGATGAACCTGCTCGTCATAAAATCCTCGACCTGTTGGGAGACCTTTGCTTTGCAAAGCCTGCACTCCCGAAAGTTCGTCTGGAAATCATCAACGGTGGTCACTTGAGCCACAGAACAATCTTAGAAAAGGTGTTACCCTATGCTTTACAATGA
- a CDS encoding FdtA/QdtA family cupin domain-containing protein yields MEWNEEQLKEPRLIDIPIAHDQRGNLSVVEGGELIPFDIKRLYYLYDVPGGTTRGGHAHRKLRQLIIAASGSFDVILDDGKKRSKYSLNRSYHGLYIPTMHWREIENFSSGAVCMVLASEHYDKSDYIYEYEDFVKEATSHI; encoded by the coding sequence ATGGAATGGAACGAAGAACAGCTTAAAGAACCGCGTTTAATTGATATCCCGATCGCTCACGACCAGCGTGGCAACTTGAGCGTTGTCGAAGGCGGCGAACTCATCCCGTTTGATATCAAGCGATTGTACTACCTGTACGATGTTCCGGGCGGAACGACACGCGGGGGCCATGCCCATCGCAAGCTCCGTCAGCTGATTATCGCCGCAAGCGGCAGCTTTGACGTGATTCTGGACGATGGCAAAAAGCGTTCCAAATATTCGCTGAACCGTTCTTATCACGGGCTTTACATCCCGACAATGCACTGGCGCGAAATCGAGAATTTCTCTTCGGGCGCAGTTTGCATGGTACTCGCTTCCGAGCACTACGACAAATCCGATTACATTTATGAGTATGAAGATTTTGTGAAGGAAGCTACTTCACATATCTAG